ACTGAAGGCcaaataaatatcacaaaatcagTTTATAgtggaatttaaaataaaaatcaataattgttacactaaaaatgtaaatcaatggcattttttaatgccaataaatttaatatcgcaaaaaaattaaatttgttgtagcGTATTACTCTActctagagctgttcaaaacaaacccgacccgaaaatccgacccagaatcgaaaattatccgacccgaaaaaatttaagtttttagaTTTACcaaaccgcaattacccgaaccgatacttcactcgaaccgtttgataaccgaaaagggcaaaaccgaactcgaactgcaaccgaattttataaccgacatataaaccttaaccgatgttacccgaactgaacagtgatcgacccgagtcaaatccgacccgtattatgcacgtaaccgaatgtaacctgactaaaaccgattaagatcgaactgcttttaacccgaactgatacaaacccgatcgattattaatcgaactgtttttaacccgaactgatacaaaccccaaaccgattgtaaatcgaactgttataaattcgaatcaaattttcacctaattttaggaaattaagtccaatttcaattttctaataatacggaaaaaggaagaacacaagttctatacagaagagattgcatacagaatatatatatatatatatatatatatatatatatatatatatatatatatatatatatatatatatatatatatatatatatatatatatatatatatatatatatatatatatatatatatatatatatatatatatatatatatatatatataaactaattgaaataaattgatctgcctactagggctggcaaaagctgacccgccctactaacctgatctgaaaccgactcgaaattagcgggtttgggtttagatttttgacccaattaattaaatgggtcaacccgacctgatctgtttattaaatgggttaggttcaggttgaatatttaaacccgaaaaaaacctgtttaacccatttattaaatttaagacggatcaacatttgccaaatacttcgtaaaactaagataataccaattaccatgtattgagggatttgtcagctgaagatgactttcaataagaaaggaagttgtcccacatcggctaagggatttgtcagctgaagattaatttcaataacaaaggaagttgtcccacatcggctatgaaagatactaataaaaaatcctttaaatcacttccacagatctcatactaacttacgcagccacgccgtgagcacaaagcgaactattctttcgccttttactaaagaataccgtgtgctcgctgcattaagtggcatacgtttatttttggaggaagcctttaattaaggttaaatgggtcaaatgacctgaaatatatgaatttaatgacctaaaaaaaaagtaggttaaatgggtcattagcaggttgatccgatctgctacagatcaggttggggttttaatttttgacccattaattaaatgggtcaggttcaggttaagggtttattgacccatttataaatgatccgaacctgaaaatgacccaacccgacctgtttgacacccctatctgcaatatctgataaaacaatcggtaattattttttgtaagtaaatgagcatacatcaattaaaaacctgactattaacttatttcgatattgacccgatcaatagttatccgtaaccgataactactcgaaaaataaagctcgaacccgatttgtacccgaaaaaaccgaaccaattagtaatcgatgacaacccgagaccgattgacactcgacacgaacttcaaccgacaccgaactgatgctaacccgatagcttgaataaccgatctctaaccgaaccgtgactaaccgactcgacccgagtgtgacccgttgtaacacacagacgaaaaataaccgatccgaaatgcaaccgaaccgaataacacccgtccgaaaccgacccgatcaaccgaatgaacacctctactctaCTCCTATATATCTTCGTCCTATTATATGTTGCTTGTTATGCACTTATAATCTAAAAGATTTGGCCCTTTACCTTCTTTCATATGGCCTTCCAAAAGCAATTCTGAATTTGCATAAATTGCCTATATGAAGAATATGACCTTTTGATCATGATAGAATGTAGGCACGGGTCAGCTTAGGTCACGATCTGATTCATTGAATATATAACGTTACATTGATAAATTATAGTAAAATTGACTTGGCATACACACAAAGATTTGATCAACGCATTCTTAAATTTTACCAAcaaaaacattattttttttattccgGAGAAGACTAGAGAaaaaatttttgcaaataaGAAAAGGGTGATTATAATCTATTTGTAAACCCGTCATAAGGTGAAAGAAAAAACTTTCAATCACTCTAGACTAACCCATATTTTTCTacgaaaataacataaattaatTAGCTATGTTATTATGTACCTCTATGGATTCAAAAGATGATTGGGATTGGAAGAGGGCTTCACCTTaaacttatataaaaaataaacatagacAAATTAACTacgataaattaaaatgaaaaatgagacaaacaactaaaaattatagtaCAAACATGATGATCAATTTCCCAAACTATACAAAAATCTAATGACTAaacttatcattattatcatacGCAGTGTATTTTtcccataaaaaaattatgagcagagtataaaaagaaaaaaaatacggCAACTCATATTAAACTTAAatactaaaaacaaaaatagttctgctatatactttaaattactaAATATTTGTATGATATACAACAATAAAtactgataataataataataataataaagtaattaaaaaaaaaaaaaactgaaaaactTACCTATACATGCAGACTatcacaaattaaaattcttacaacctacctataatataattataattaaaatgtaaaaactataaaatatgtatatatatgtatttatatatagtctcttaattaattaattaatacatttgtaggaatattttgcttcaatataatatatataatgacttaaatattttgatgaaAAATCCTATGAATTCCATGTTGGCCTTAAAACAGCATCAGCAATATTCCCAACTAATAAGGGGTTCCCCATATTAAAAGGGACACTTGTATTATTCATTCCTTGAGGAAGTTGACTTAACATTGAAACAAATGATGAATTATTTCCATCAGTTGTATTCCCAGCCGTCTGATCAGATTGTTGGTGAAATCTTGTACTTGATGATGATCCAACGGACCCCATTTGATCATCCCAATAAAGTGAAGTTGTTTTCTGATGATCAGAGGATAATCCATATAgatcatgatgatgatcatgatggGTTGATGTTGATGTTCTTAATTGTGATacatcaaatatatgttgttgatCATGATTGTGATTGGTATTATTGGGATGATCAATCATTAATCCAACGGTTGATGTAGGTTTGGAACAAATTGTTCGCAtgaatttttgttgtttgatcATTTCTTCGATTAGATCATCTCTTTCGTGATCTAATGGTCTTTGGGAATTGTTTTTCTTGTAGATTCGACATAATACCCAATCATCAAGctagtcatcatcatcaatggAAAGAATTTATTGTTAGTgctaaagaagaaaaaataataataataagtgatGTACACAAAAATGCACCAAAGGGCAAGTTTGGTAATCAATACCAGATGGTGGGAATTGTAAtagaaagttagtgtaattttactAAGTATATATATCTCTTGAAAAGTTTAATGGTCATGATTATACTCcttcaacaattttatttttttaacaaaattcatTAATTCCAATGTTTTACAATTTAAACATGTGATATTAGGTGGTtatggaaaattgtgaagaaaaaactttttttatgatcaaactttcattatcatgagaatgacatgatactaattatgaaaatttacactacaaatcattcttaTTTCCATTATTTAGTATCATTTACCATACGGACCGTAAGAGGTTTTCATTAGAAAAATTAGTTACAATGGATAAATATCAGTGACAATCAGTATAAACCAATTTTGATTAGTTCAATGcggttataatttataattaaaaatcagttacaataaataaatatcaatataaataagaaaaattaattttaattggtACAAATCAGGTGAACTAAGCATGACCCAAAATAACTTCAATGATGAGATGGTTTTAGtgaataaataaaagtaatttaaagataaagaaaaaaaataaaggcaAAGTATTAgatttttatgtgatttttttgttaaaattataataatgtaggaagtaatttgaaacaattaaaatataacattatagtaaataaatattatgaaaaagaGAAAGTCTACATTCATTATTTTTTTGCATAAAGGGGAAGGAAGAGAACAATGATATTCCTACAAATGTTACGTGAAAATATTAAACCACTATATCAACGTCCATAATTCTCGTTATatatttgtcattattattcTCTTGTTTTGATGAGTTTTCTACATTTTCTCCAAAATGTCTAAAAGAAATTGTTGCTCGGTTTTTTAAAGTGTTAAAATTCACTTTTGATATTTAAACtatgaatatattttgaataagtaatatgtaaaattatgaaTGTGTATTTTATGatgaatcaaattttatttaacaataTTTATCCTAATATATTAGtcataagtaaaaattaatgtgTATTTTAAGTCAAAGTAGAttgtttaaataaaaatgaaggtTGAATGAACAAAAAGATCGCATAACTGGAGagcaataaattacaaaaagaaaaaataataataatttaacctaATTAAAAGTAAACTAACAATTATAACACCAAAAGTAATATCACTTTCAAAATTAAGGCACTCGTTTCTATAACATCCCTGATTTCGCATGATTTTTTACGCATATGTATAATATTAGAGTTGTTCAAAATGATATTTATTCGACTTTATaatgaaatttgattttgatctgattttaaaattaatataaaattatataaaaacaaatatatattgatAGTGATACAAGTCTGACTTTCAATAGATCTAAAATATTTGATCTGATGATCCAAATAAACATCGATACAATACATATTAGTAGGATTTAGGTTTACTTTAAGTAGTGGGAGTTAGATAATTAGAGTAAAAGAAATTTATCAATAATGATGCGAGCACTCAATTTAATTAtctttttgtttctttaatttaataaagAGCTTCACTAAATTAAATCAAGAGAAGTCAAATAATATGGAACACTCAATCTATCTGAATTAACATAACTTatgcaaacaaaaaaatttaataattgagcTAATTAATATCATGTAAAAAGGGTAATATATGAATACACAATAGTTTGAATTGGTTTTGTGTTAAGTAATCAACTCAATAAAAAGTTTAAGATATGTTATAAAATACCCTTAGATAAACATTTTTTGGGTTATAAGTCTAGTTGCAACACATGTTTCTACATATAAGGTGCAAAATGTTCCACTTGTAATGAGGGATGTATGTTATTCAAACCCGTACCTTTCTATCacgttaatatatataatttatcacACTCCCTCACATGAGAGCCCATTAAGCAATAAGTTTGTGGATTCAATACATGTTCTCATCATACAGGTTACTAAGTATTCTACTAGAAATTAAATGAGGGGTGTATGAGGTTCAAACCGGCTTCTGATATTAGCATGCATGcgtcaagaaatcaactcaaccaaaaacttaagctgatggttgaagcacCAACATCTAAGAAATGTTATGTATTCTATCatttcttaaataaatttttttattatatatatcccACCAAAAGGGTAAGTTGTGTACACCCGATCTCCAAAACTCATCCTAACTAGATCAATAGAAGCTATTTATAAATGGCGTTGGggtaatgaaatattattgttttcaaactGATGCAAATAAGTGAGGCAGATGTCCAAGTTTTGGTTGTATAGTAGCTTTTTATGGTGAATGAAAAATCTTTatatgccaaaaaaaaaaaattattgctgatgtacttaaaaaaattgcatgaaataaatataataatataataaaacataCCCTAAGAGAGGCTTTCTTTGAATGATCAACAAGAGTATGAGGCAATTTAGAGGAAGAAGTAGCATCCATAAGGCGATATTCATGCATAATCCAATCAGTTTTGATACCTCTTGGAGGTTTACCACCATAAAAAACAAGAGCTTTCTTAACACCAACTTTATGATTTCCATTAGATGCTAATATTGGCTTATCAGTTCCTGTTGCTTTCCAATAACCTGAAGTTGCTGCTCTATTTGGCCTGGCCCCATTTGGGTACTTTCTATCTCTTGGACTAAAAAAGTACCATTCTTGCTCTCCAAATATTGCCTTACCTAATCACAttatacaattattattattattattattattattattattattattattattattattattattattattattattactattattattattattattattattatattgatcaTACTTTCatagttaaaaaaatattataaacataCATCTAATTAATTAAGATATTTTTTCAATTAGAAGGTAAGATCAGAGAATGGAAGAATCAAGTGAGAAACGAACATATGCACATGACTTGCTCTCCAACTGATAAATAATCGATTCGATTCTCTacaactaattaattatttaatggaTCCTACTTTTTCTTACTGGTCTCATTGTGTTTACTATTGATAtcttattagaaaaatatatgagattttgatctggtaaaattaaatttgataagagaTACAAATATGAAACATATAGTTAGAATCACATGTGAGAGAATGTATTGTATATAAAAGTATTGAATATTGATTTGAGATTCAATATATGTAGTAAACGTgcaattaattaacttattatattttaaattgtttgttcaagtttcattttttttatttatagaataaTAAGAGTTTTTGATTTGAGATAAAGTAAATTCATTACGACACAAGTatgtaaaaatataattgaaacaACATGTGagagattatatatatatatatatatatatatatatatatatatatatatatatatatatatatatatatatatatatatatatatatatattatatatatatatatatatatatatatatatatatatatatatatataaactattgATCATAAATTTAAcaatatcaatcaatcaatatatAATAGCTAGACATGCAACAAACTAAATTGATCATAATTTACTCTTCCGATTCActgaatttaatttcttttttttaaaaaaaaaacatgtcgAAAAGTTTTAGATCAAACGTAAAGTGATAAATTCCGTAAGACTTAAGAGTCTAATTACTCTTCTGTCTTATTGAGTTCAATATTCTCatctatttattaaaaaaacataaaaactttCATTTAACATAAAGTAATTTAGCAAGAATCGAGaatatgaata
This genomic stretch from Amaranthus tricolor cultivar Red isolate AtriRed21 chromosome 9, ASM2621246v1, whole genome shotgun sequence harbors:
- the LOC130823557 gene encoding NAC transcription factor 25-like — its product is MESTDSSNTQPYPQLPPGFRFHPTDEELIVHYLKRKASSSPLPVSIIAEVDLYKFDPWELPSKAIFGEQEWYFFSPRDRKYPNGARPNRAATSGYWKATGTDKPILASNGNHKVGVKKALVFYGGKPPRGIKTDWIMHEYRLMDATSSSKLPHTLVDHSKKASLRLDDWVLCRIYKKNNSQRPLDHERDDLIEEMIKQQKFMRTICSKPTSTVGLMIDHPNNTNHNHDQQHIFDVSQLRTSTSTHHDHHHDLYGLSSDHQKTTSLYWDDQMGSVGSSSSTRFHQQSDQTAGNTTDGNNSSFVSMLSQLPQGMNNTSVPFNMGNPLLVGNIADAVLRPTWNS